In Labilibaculum sp. DW002, the genomic window TCCGTTTAATTCTCTCACTATTGTCAGTGACTATATCATTAAACTTTTCTTCCTTTTTCACCATTTTTATAGTTTGTGTACATATACTTAGTAGGCAAGCCTAAGCATTAGTTACATTTTTATTAAAAGTTTTTTCAAAAAAGTTTATTTTGATAATTGAAAGGTCGCAAATTCTTTTCCTTTTTAGAATGAAAAAGTCCCGATAGTTATCGGAACTTTTCATTCATCCTCTAAGAATATTGTTGGCTTAAACATTTTACTTGTCGCTCATAAAAAAAACGCTGACAGGTCTTCGACTCTGCCAGGATTTGTATTATCGTACGCTAATTTCGGCTACAATTGCGTTTGGATCTTCTAAAATAGCTTGCTCTTCTCTATTCAACTCCAATTCTGCAATCAATTTTTCTTTCGATGGGTAATTAATCGCAAACAATATCATGATCATACCTGCAAAGGCTAATAGTAATATTTCACCTGTAAGCATAAAGGTTATAATAGCAAAGAATGCTGTTCCCTCAAGCAGAGCATATCTTATGATATTAACAGAACGATAATCTTCCATCTTAGCTTTTAATTCAGCCTTCTCTTTTGCCAACTTCAGTTTTTTACCAGCAACTAGTTTGCCGATGCCAAAACTCGCCAAAAAGAACAATGGAATCATTATCATGAAAACAGTTCGAAGAAATTCATCAGCTGCAAGAGGTCCTTCGGTTTGATTTAAAAAAATCACAAATGACGCAAAAAACACCTGCCCCATTAATAATGCAGCGAATATAATGGTACTGCTTTTTTGATACTGCTTAAAATTCTGTTTTGTTTTTTCCATCTTGGGTTTGTTTATCAATTTATCGTTTTAATTGTATTTACTAGGAATTCATATAGGCTTTAACTGATTTTGAGTTTAATAAAACCAAAAGACCGATTAAAGTAACAATTAGTAATCCATAGGCAGTTGCATAATTCGAACCCATTCCAAAAGCCCTAAAAATTGTTACGAACAATATAAATCCTATTATTATTCCTGCAATATTCCACATAATTTTCCATTTTGCAAGCAAACCAATGGCCAGAATAATACTGAAACCTCCCATAATTTTATAATTCCCCGTTTCAGATAAGAAAGACTCTTTATAAATATCCGTTACAATTGGTATCGCGAGTAGTATGATCGCAGCACAAAGCGTTGCTAAAAAACCCTTCTGTTTATAAAATTTTAAATTCATGCTTTACTTATATATTTTGTTAGTTTCTCTTAAATTGAAGTAAAGCATAGCACCCAAAATTGGCATCACTAAAACTAAAATGACAAACAAAAACTTCCCTTTACTTGTTAAATCTTTTGCTCTAAGAATATGAACAATTGCGTAAAAGAAAAAGGCAAAAACTAAAACCGTAAAAAGCATCCAAATTCCACTTCCCAATTCTGGCGTTACTAAATCCATAATCATTTATTTTTTTCTTAAATTTTCATTCCGCGATAAAACCATGTAACAAATCCTGAATTTGCATTTCATTGCGCTCCCAAACCTTTTCACTTGTCCATGTAGTAAACTGAACCGATCCCAAGTCATTTGAGTAATAATAAGAATCAAATATGAACGCAATTCCAGAAATATTTGCACTTAAAACACCTCTTATTACTTCTTTTCCATTCACTTTTAGCAATTCCGTTTTTAGAGATGTAGCTTTCGTACCAGAAAAATCTTCCATATTCTTTTTAGCAATGAGGAATAACTTATCTGCTAGAATAGGAGTTTGTTCAGAAATTACGGCACACCAGATATCTGATTTTTTTGATTCAAAAGCAAATTCCGCTTCATCATTCAAAGTTGCTGGAGGAACTCTTTT contains:
- a CDS encoding PLDc N-terminal domain-containing protein, coding for MDLVTPELGSGIWMLFTVLVFAFFFYAIVHILRAKDLTSKGKFLFVILVLVMPILGAMLYFNLRETNKIYK